In the Candidatus Deferrimicrobiaceae bacterium genome, one interval contains:
- a CDS encoding LptE family protein encodes MRSVRASLRRGPLLPPGRSAFRGLLLFLAVFLPACGYTLQGSPGSRFTDPGIRVDLRPFLNESFVPDAGAFLASKLREEMQRNGFRGTYERSMADYLIEGTVREIREDVSSHGTDQFALEYRMTIIVDIRVVEVKGGRLLWKEDGLSDAASYFAGPDFQYTESNRRMAFEEVCRRIGRKIGQTLKVIL; translated from the coding sequence ATGCGATCCGTCCGGGCGTCCTTGCGGAGGGGGCCGCTCCTTCCGCCCGGCCGCTCGGCGTTCCGCGGCCTCCTCCTTTTCCTAGCCGTTTTTCTCCCCGCGTGCGGCTACACCCTCCAGGGAAGCCCGGGCTCCCGATTTACCGATCCCGGGATCCGGGTGGACCTGCGTCCCTTCCTGAACGAGTCGTTCGTCCCGGACGCCGGTGCGTTCCTCGCGTCGAAACTGCGGGAGGAGATGCAGCGGAACGGATTCCGGGGAACGTACGAGCGGAGCATGGCGGACTATCTCATCGAGGGGACGGTGCGGGAAATCCGCGAGGATGTGTCCTCGCACGGGACGGACCAGTTTGCCCTCGAGTACCGCATGACGATCATCGTGGACATCCGCGTGGTCGAGGTCAAAGGGGGACGGCTTCTCTGGAAGGAGGATGGGCTTTCCGATGCGGCATCCTACTTCGCCGGTCCCGACTTCCAGTACACGGAGTCCAACCGCCGGATGGCGTTTGAGGAAGTCTGCCGTCGCATCGGTCGGAAAATCGGCCAGACCCTGAAGGTGATCCTGTGA
- the leuS gene encoding leucine--tRNA ligase — protein sequence MRYQPKAIEGKWQKRWEEEGVFRCPDEITAPKFYCLEMFPYPSGRIHMGHVRVYTIGDLIARFQRMRGFQVLHPIGWDAFGLPAENAAHRHGTHPAQWTWENIGFMRQQLRELGISYDWEREFATCSPEYYRWEQLFFLWMLDDGLAYRKRAQLNWCDECQTVLANEQVNRDGTCFIHDQERVTQRELDQWFLATTKYAEELLSGHEELRGGWPDNVLEMQRNWIGRSEGAEIDFPLENGDRKITVFTTRPDTIYGATFMSMAPEHPLVLEFARNAGREVEVAAFVDRVATQDKLVRSSEEAEKEGIFTGGTCRNPLTGVKIPIYAANFVLAEYGTGAVMAVPAHDQRDFEFARKYGLPVVAVIQPDGEELSPGTMTSAYEGPGRMVHSGTFSGMPSEEGKTRITAYFEEQGIGKGKVQYRLRDWGVSRQRYWGCPIPVIHCEACGVVPVPARDLPVVLPEDLPYTREKGNPLSGAEEWIRVDCPSCGSPARRETDTFDTFFESSWYFLRYIDPKNDKEPLDPKKMRDWMPVDQYIGGVEHACMHLIYARFFHKYLRDRGLAPGNEPFRRLLSQGMVCMQTMECPKHGWRYPEEVDGEGKCRQCGDVVAVGRSMKMSKSKRNVVEPSLLIERYGADTARLFSLFASPPEKDLDWSEQGVEGAFRFLGRVFRLIVPRYEELSRAGGTWEDSPETRRIRRMTHMTLKKVTGDVEERYHFNTAISAIMEMVNFLYLVEDSAWKSPGTAPALAEAVETLLLMLSPFAPHLSEELWEGIGKGGLACAMPWPQVDREVARAEEILVVVQINGKLRSRITVDAEATEEEIRSMVMADPRVREYTAGHTIRKMVYVPKKLVSIVL from the coding sequence GTGAGATACCAGCCGAAGGCGATCGAGGGGAAGTGGCAGAAGCGGTGGGAGGAGGAGGGGGTCTTCCGCTGCCCGGACGAGATCACCGCCCCGAAATTCTACTGCCTCGAGATGTTCCCCTACCCGTCCGGGCGCATCCACATGGGCCACGTCCGCGTGTACACCATCGGGGACCTGATCGCGCGCTTCCAACGGATGCGGGGGTTCCAGGTCCTGCACCCGATCGGATGGGACGCCTTCGGGCTGCCCGCGGAAAACGCCGCACACCGACACGGCACCCACCCCGCGCAATGGACGTGGGAGAACATCGGCTTCATGAGGCAACAGCTTCGCGAGCTCGGGATCTCCTACGACTGGGAACGCGAGTTCGCCACCTGCTCCCCCGAGTACTACCGATGGGAGCAGCTGTTCTTCCTCTGGATGCTCGACGACGGGCTCGCCTACCGGAAGCGGGCGCAGCTCAACTGGTGCGACGAGTGCCAGACCGTCCTTGCCAACGAGCAGGTGAACCGGGACGGAACCTGCTTCATTCACGACCAGGAGCGCGTTACCCAACGGGAGCTCGACCAGTGGTTTCTCGCCACCACGAAGTACGCGGAGGAGCTTCTCTCCGGACACGAGGAGCTCCGGGGGGGGTGGCCGGACAACGTCCTCGAGATGCAGCGGAACTGGATCGGGCGAAGCGAAGGCGCGGAGATCGACTTTCCCCTGGAAAACGGGGACCGTAAGATCACGGTGTTCACCACGCGCCCCGACACGATCTACGGGGCGACGTTCATGAGCATGGCGCCCGAGCATCCGCTCGTCCTCGAGTTCGCCCGAAACGCGGGGAGGGAGGTCGAGGTGGCCGCGTTCGTCGATCGGGTGGCGACGCAGGACAAGCTCGTCCGGTCCAGCGAGGAGGCGGAAAAGGAGGGGATCTTCACCGGCGGAACCTGCCGGAATCCCCTGACCGGAGTCAAAATCCCCATCTACGCCGCCAATTTCGTCCTGGCCGAATACGGAACCGGAGCGGTGATGGCGGTCCCGGCCCACGACCAGCGGGATTTCGAGTTCGCGAGGAAGTACGGGCTTCCCGTCGTGGCCGTCATCCAGCCCGACGGGGAGGAGCTGTCTCCCGGCACGATGACCTCTGCCTACGAGGGGCCCGGGCGCATGGTCCACTCCGGCACGTTCAGCGGCATGCCGAGCGAGGAGGGGAAGACAAGGATCACGGCGTATTTCGAGGAGCAGGGGATCGGCAAAGGAAAAGTCCAATATCGCCTTCGCGACTGGGGGGTGAGCCGGCAGCGCTACTGGGGATGCCCCATCCCGGTCATCCACTGTGAAGCATGCGGCGTCGTGCCCGTTCCCGCCCGGGATCTTCCGGTGGTTCTTCCCGAAGACCTGCCTTACACCCGGGAGAAAGGGAACCCGCTGAGCGGCGCCGAGGAATGGATCCGGGTCGACTGCCCGTCGTGCGGCAGCCCGGCCAGGCGGGAGACGGACACCTTCGACACCTTCTTCGAGTCGAGCTGGTATTTCCTCCGGTACATCGACCCGAAGAACGACAAGGAGCCGCTCGACCCGAAGAAGATGCGCGACTGGATGCCCGTGGACCAGTACATCGGCGGGGTGGAGCATGCCTGCATGCACCTCATCTACGCCCGGTTCTTCCACAAATACCTCCGGGACCGCGGGCTCGCCCCCGGGAACGAGCCGTTCCGCCGGCTCCTGTCCCAGGGGATGGTGTGCATGCAGACGATGGAGTGCCCCAAGCACGGGTGGCGGTATCCGGAGGAAGTCGACGGGGAGGGGAAATGCCGGCAGTGCGGTGATGTGGTGGCGGTCGGGCGCTCGATGAAGATGTCGAAGTCGAAGCGCAACGTCGTGGAGCCCTCCCTCCTCATCGAACGGTACGGCGCGGACACGGCGAGGCTGTTCTCCCTGTTCGCGTCGCCCCCCGAAAAAGACCTCGACTGGAGCGAGCAGGGGGTCGAGGGGGCGTTCCGGTTCCTCGGGCGGGTGTTCCGCCTGATCGTCCCGCGGTACGAGGAACTCTCCCGGGCCGGGGGGACGTGGGAAGATTCGCCCGAGACCCGGCGGATCCGCAGGATGACCCACATGACCCTCAAGAAGGTGACCGGGGATGTGGAGGAGCGGTATCACTTCAACACGGCGATTTCCGCGATCATGGAGATGGTCAACTTCCTGTACCTGGTCGAAGACTCCGCCTGGAAGTCCCCGGGGACGGCCCCTGCGCTTGCGGAGGCGGTAGAGACGCTTCTCCTCATGCTCTCCCCCTTCGCGCCCCATCTGAGCGAGGAACTCTGGGAGGGGATCGGGAAGGGCGGGCTGGCGTGCGCAATGCCATGGCCGCAGGTCGACCGGGAAGTGGCGCGGGCGGAGGAGATCCTGGTGGTCGTGCAGATCAACGGGAAGCTCAGGTCGCGGATCACCGTGGACGCCGAGGCGACCGAGGAGGAGATCCGTTCGATGGTCATGGCCGATCCCCGCGTGCGGGAATACACGGCGGGGCATACGATCCGGAAGATGGTATACGTTCCCAAGAAACTCGTGAGCATCGTCCTCTAG
- the nusB gene encoding transcription antitermination factor NusB, with product MPRYLRDGALTQGALEELRRESREKVFQTLFMMDFLGVGPDEAIPLFALVSSPAPDEEYFQGTVRGVWENREEIDGLIRRAAEHWRLERMTLVDRNILRLGVFEICLSRDIPFVVAINEAVDLGKRFGSEESGAFINGILDKVSEITRKKVVP from the coding sequence ATGCCAAGGTATTTGCGAGACGGTGCACTAACGCAAGGGGCTTTGGAGGAATTGCGCCGGGAATCTCGGGAGAAGGTCTTTCAAACGCTGTTCATGATGGATTTTCTGGGGGTTGGCCCGGACGAGGCCATCCCCCTTTTTGCTCTGGTCTCCTCCCCCGCCCCGGACGAGGAATATTTCCAAGGGACGGTCCGGGGCGTGTGGGAGAACCGGGAGGAGATCGACGGCCTGATCCGCCGTGCGGCCGAGCACTGGCGGCTGGAGAGGATGACGCTCGTCGACCGGAACATCCTCCGCCTGGGGGTGTTCGAGATCTGCCTGTCCCGCGACATCCCGTTCGTGGTGGCGATCAACGAGGCGGTCGATCTCGGCAAGCGCTTCGGCTCCGAGGAGTCCGGGGCGTTCATCAACGGGATCCTGGACAAGGTTTCGGAGATCACGAGGAAAAAGGTGGTGCCGTGA
- the ribE gene encoding 6,7-dimethyl-8-ribityllumazine synthase → MVRTIEGDLQGQGLKVAIVATRFNGFITDRLVEGALDALRRHGVQEKDITLVKVPGSFELPLAVRRASAGKVDAVIALGALIRGGTPHFDYLSAEVTKGIAQVTLDSGVPVSFGVLTTDTLEQAIERAGTKAGNKGFEAALSAIEMAKLLRQM, encoded by the coding sequence ATGGTGCGGACAATCGAGGGCGACCTCCAGGGTCAGGGCTTGAAAGTCGCGATCGTGGCCACGCGGTTCAACGGTTTCATCACCGACCGCCTGGTGGAGGGAGCGTTGGATGCCCTGCGCCGGCACGGGGTGCAGGAGAAGGACATCACCCTCGTGAAAGTCCCCGGCTCCTTCGAGCTGCCGCTGGCGGTCCGGCGAGCCTCCGCGGGGAAGGTCGACGCGGTGATCGCCCTTGGCGCGCTCATCCGCGGAGGGACCCCCCACTTCGATTATTTGAGCGCCGAGGTCACAAAAGGGATCGCGCAGGTGACGCTCGACTCGGGCGTCCCGGTCTCCTTCGGGGTGCTTACGACCGATACCTTGGAACAGGCGATCGAGAGGGCGGGGACCAAGGCGGGGAACAAGGGGTTCGAGGCGGCCCTCTCCGCGATCGAGATGGCGAAGCTGTTGCGACAGATGTAG
- a CDS encoding bifunctional 3,4-dihydroxy-2-butanone-4-phosphate synthase/GTP cyclohydrolase II, which translates to MRRKAAGGMTLAKIEEVLEDIRAGKMIVLVDDEDRENEGDLTIAAEHVTPETINFMARHGRGLICLSITEERARQLHLPPMVQDNSSPFGTAFTVSIEARKGVTTGISAHDRATTIRVAIAPNARPEDVVRPGHVFPVVAKKGGVLVRTGQTEGSVDLARLAGCTPAGVICEVMNEDGSMARMPDLRKFAEEHGLRIASVRDLVEYRMHRERLVKRVGETRMPLRSGGEFTAIAYRNTMNGDTHIAMVKGEIRSDVPVLVRVHSECLTGDVFGSVRCDCGEQLRNALQRIEAEGTGILLYMRQEGRGIGLENKIRAYRLQDRGFDTVQANQRLGFKPDLRDYGVGAQILVDLGVREIRLLTNNPKKIIGLEGYGLRVVERVAVEVPPNDANIKYLKTKKKKMGHILSVE; encoded by the coding sequence TTGCGTAGAAAGGCGGCGGGCGGGATGACCCTCGCGAAGATCGAGGAGGTACTCGAGGACATTCGGGCGGGAAAGATGATCGTCCTGGTCGACGATGAAGACCGGGAGAACGAGGGCGATCTTACCATTGCGGCCGAGCACGTCACGCCCGAGACGATCAACTTCATGGCCCGCCACGGCCGGGGGCTCATCTGTCTGAGCATCACGGAGGAGCGGGCGAGGCAGCTCCATCTGCCTCCCATGGTGCAGGATAACTCCTCGCCGTTCGGGACCGCCTTCACGGTTTCCATCGAGGCCCGCAAGGGCGTCACCACGGGGATTTCGGCGCACGATCGGGCGACCACCATCCGGGTGGCGATCGCCCCGAACGCCCGGCCCGAGGACGTTGTCCGCCCGGGTCACGTCTTCCCGGTCGTGGCGAAGAAGGGCGGCGTTCTCGTGCGGACGGGGCAGACCGAGGGGTCCGTCGACCTGGCCCGTCTCGCCGGCTGCACCCCGGCGGGCGTCATCTGCGAGGTCATGAACGAGGACGGCTCGATGGCCCGCATGCCCGACCTTCGGAAGTTCGCGGAGGAGCACGGGCTCCGGATCGCCTCCGTCCGGGACCTTGTCGAATACCGCATGCACCGCGAGCGGCTGGTCAAGCGGGTGGGCGAGACCCGCATGCCCCTCCGGTCGGGCGGGGAGTTCACGGCGATCGCCTACCGGAACACGATGAACGGCGACACCCACATCGCCATGGTCAAGGGGGAGATCCGGTCGGACGTCCCGGTGCTTGTCCGCGTGCATTCCGAGTGCCTGACGGGCGACGTGTTCGGGTCGGTCCGGTGCGACTGCGGGGAGCAGCTCCGCAACGCGCTGCAGAGGATCGAGGCCGAAGGAACGGGGATTCTGCTCTACATGAGGCAGGAGGGACGGGGAATCGGGCTGGAAAACAAGATCCGCGCCTACCGGCTGCAGGACCGGGGGTTCGACACGGTCCAGGCGAACCAGCGCCTCGGATTCAAGCCGGACCTGCGAGATTACGGGGTGGGCGCCCAGATCCTCGTGGACCTCGGGGTCCGGGAAATCCGGCTGCTGACGAACAACCCGAAGAAAATCATCGGACTCGAGGGGTACGGCCTGCGCGTGGTCGAGCGGGTTGCCGTCGAGGTCCCGCCGAACGACGCGAACATCAAGTACCTGAAGACCAAGAAGAAGAAGATGGGGCACATCCTGAGCGTGGAATAA
- a CDS encoding riboflavin synthase, with the protein MFSGIVEDIGSVVSVVPRGKGVVLCVSTGLPLEEIRVGDSLSVSGVCLSVTAKEKGRFFADVSAETLSRTTFRAITAGARVNLERALSLSGRLDGHLVYGHVDGTGTVREVRHAGESRVFHIRTDPSIMKYIVFKGAVALDGISLTVSSVHPEGFEVALIPLTLGKTTWGGLRPGDAVNVETDIVGKYILKQLEGRGSGISLEFLKKQGFA; encoded by the coding sequence ATGTTCTCCGGCATCGTGGAAGACATCGGCTCGGTCGTTTCGGTGGTTCCCCGCGGAAAGGGCGTCGTCCTTTGCGTATCCACCGGGCTCCCCCTGGAGGAGATCCGTGTCGGCGACTCTCTCTCGGTCTCCGGGGTGTGTCTTTCGGTCACCGCGAAGGAGAAAGGGCGGTTTTTCGCGGATGTCTCCGCGGAAACGCTCTCCCGGACGACGTTCCGGGCGATCACGGCCGGGGCGCGGGTGAACCTGGAGCGCGCCCTTTCCCTCTCCGGGCGCCTGGACGGCCACCTGGTGTACGGGCACGTCGACGGGACCGGGACGGTCCGCGAAGTACGGCACGCGGGCGAATCCCGGGTATTCCATATACGGACCGATCCCTCTATAATGAAATACATTGTTTTCAAAGGGGCCGTGGCCCTGGACGGAATCAGCCTGACCGTAAGTTCCGTCCATCCCGAGGGATTCGAAGTCGCGCTGATCCCTCTCACGCTGGGAAAAACGACGTGGGGGGGGCTGCGCCCCGGGGACGCGGTCAACGTGGAGACGGACATCGTCGGGAAATATATCCTGAAACAGCTGGAAGGACGGGGAAGCGGAATTTCCCTGGAGTTCCTCAAAAAACAAGGGTTTGCGTAG
- the ribD gene encoding bifunctional diaminohydroxyphosphoribosylaminopyrimidine deaminase/5-amino-6-(5-phosphoribosylamino)uracil reductase RibD: MSFPRPEFMRLALRLARKGAGRTSPNPAVGAVLVRGGKVVGQGYHRAAGLPHAEVIALRAAGSAARDADLYVTLEPCAHTGRTGPCTGAIIAAGVKRVAAAMRDPNPLVAGRGFRALRKAGVTVVSGLMEEEARSLNRPYCRWMESGKPFVTLKLAVSMDGQIAASSGESRWISGEAARKMVHRMRAEADAVLVGGRTFRQDAPMLTARVPRGRNPKRVILTSRLDRVARSRRFFEEGGEVIVAAPRGVPRKDADRLRARGARVLLLPARKGRIGADAFLAALGSVGITSLLVEGGGKTAGWLVEAGAVDRYVFFLAPLLLGEGIRSVAGFAARRVNEGRRLVITKVARADGDIVLVADALPGE; this comes from the coding sequence ATGTCCTTCCCTCGTCCCGAGTTCATGCGGCTGGCCCTCCGCCTCGCGCGCAAGGGTGCCGGAAGGACCTCGCCGAACCCGGCCGTCGGGGCCGTCCTGGTGCGGGGGGGCAAGGTGGTGGGGCAGGGGTATCATCGGGCGGCCGGGTTGCCGCATGCGGAGGTGATCGCCCTCCGCGCGGCAGGGAGTGCCGCCCGGGATGCGGACCTGTACGTGACGCTGGAGCCGTGCGCCCACACGGGACGAACCGGCCCCTGCACCGGCGCGATCATCGCCGCCGGGGTGAAACGGGTGGCGGCGGCGATGCGGGATCCGAACCCGCTCGTCGCCGGGAGGGGGTTCCGGGCCCTTCGAAAGGCCGGCGTGACCGTCGTCAGCGGGTTGATGGAGGAGGAGGCGAGATCCCTCAATAGGCCCTATTGCCGGTGGATGGAATCCGGAAAGCCGTTCGTCACGTTGAAGCTGGCCGTCTCGATGGACGGCCAGATCGCCGCCTCCTCGGGAGAATCCCGGTGGATAAGCGGCGAAGCGGCGCGTAAGATGGTCCACAGAATGCGGGCGGAGGCGGATGCCGTTCTGGTCGGCGGGAGGACGTTTCGCCAGGACGCCCCGATGCTCACGGCGAGGGTTCCCCGCGGGAGAAACCCGAAGAGAGTCATCCTTACGTCCCGGCTCGACCGGGTCGCCCGAAGCAGGCGGTTTTTCGAGGAGGGAGGGGAGGTCATCGTCGCGGCTCCCCGCGGCGTTCCCCGGAAGGATGCGGACCGCCTCCGGGCACGCGGCGCCCGGGTCCTGCTCCTTCCTGCGAGAAAGGGACGGATCGGGGCGGACGCGTTTCTTGCCGCTTTGGGAAGCGTCGGGATCACCTCCCTCCTCGTGGAGGGGGGAGGCAAAACGGCAGGGTGGCTCGTCGAGGCGGGCGCTGTGGACCGGTACGTGTTTTTCCTCGCTCCGCTCCTTCTCGGCGAAGGGATCCGATCGGTCGCCGGGTTCGCCGCCCGGCGCGTGAACGAGGGGAGACGTCTGGTGATCACGAAGGTGGCGAGGGCCGACGGCGACATCGTCCTGGTCGCGGACGCCCTCCCTGGCGAGTGA
- the nrdR gene encoding transcriptional regulator NrdR — protein MKCPRCGHGDNRVVDSRAGRDGDVIRRRRECLSCRRRFTTYERVEEELPLVVKRDGRREPFDRQKIMTGILKACEKRPVSYAATEQVVDALEAEFQASGEKEVSSVQIGERVMAELLRMDDVAYVRFASVYRQFKDISQFVEEIKTLIAETPERPPKP, from the coding sequence TTGAAATGCCCCCGGTGCGGCCACGGGGACAACCGGGTGGTCGATTCCCGGGCGGGGAGGGACGGGGACGTGATCCGGAGAAGGAGGGAGTGCCTCTCCTGCCGCCGCCGGTTCACCACCTACGAGCGCGTCGAGGAGGAGCTTCCTCTCGTGGTCAAGCGGGACGGGCGCCGCGAGCCATTCGACCGCCAGAAGATCATGACGGGCATCCTGAAGGCGTGCGAGAAGCGTCCGGTGAGCTATGCCGCCACCGAGCAGGTCGTGGACGCGCTGGAGGCGGAGTTCCAGGCGTCCGGGGAGAAAGAGGTGTCGTCGGTGCAGATCGGGGAGCGGGTGATGGCCGAGCTGCTCCGGATGGACGACGTGGCCTACGTGCGGTTCGCCTCCGTGTACCGCCAGTTCAAGGACATCAGCCAGTTCGTGGAGGAGATCAAAACGCTGATCGCGGAGACTCCCGAACGTCCGCCGAAGCCTTAG
- a CDS encoding cytidine/deoxycytidylate deaminase family protein, with protein MKTASRVRPDWDVYFMDMAKLAARRSSCLRRAVGAVLVKDRRLLATGYNGVPSGVTHCEVTGCLREKFAVPSGERHELCRGLHAEQNAIIQAALHGVSTRDAVLYCTNLPCIICAKMLINSGVRRVVYLDGYCDPLTEQMLSEVGVELVRMEGGDP; from the coding sequence ATGAAGACCGCTTCGCGGGTCCGGCCGGACTGGGACGTCTACTTCATGGACATGGCGAAGCTCGCCGCGCGCCGCTCCTCCTGCCTCCGCCGGGCGGTCGGCGCGGTGCTGGTGAAGGACCGGCGCCTGCTGGCCACCGGTTACAACGGCGTCCCCTCCGGCGTCACCCATTGCGAGGTCACCGGCTGCCTGCGGGAAAAGTTCGCCGTTCCGTCCGGGGAGCGGCACGAGCTCTGCCGGGGCCTGCACGCCGAGCAGAACGCGATCATCCAGGCGGCCCTCCACGGTGTTTCCACCCGGGACGCCGTCCTCTACTGCACGAATCTTCCCTGCATCATCTGCGCGAAGATGCTGATCAACTCGGGGGTCCGGCGCGTGGTCTACCTCGACGGGTACTGCGACCCCCTCACGGAACAGATGCTTTCCGAGGTGGGGGTGGAGCTGGTGCGGATGGAGGGAGGCGACCCTTGA
- the glyA gene encoding serine hydroxymethyltransferase, whose translation MSSLRTVDPEIYEVIRKETERQAFGLELIPSENFVSEAVLEATGSVLTNKYAEGYPGKRYYGGCEFVDQAEELAIERAKKLFGAEHANVQPHSGSQANMAVYLAVMNPGDTILGMNLSHGGHLTHGSPVNFSGKLFQVVAYGVRPDTETIDFDQVRDLALAHRPKLIVVGASAYPRIIDFEPFRKIADEAGCMVMADIAHVAGLVAAGLHPNPVPYCEFVTTTTHKTLRGPRAGMILCRAEMAKKLNSSIFPGIQGGPLMHVIAAKAVAFQEAMTPEWREYQARIVRNAKALAATLANRGLRLVSGGTDNHLMLVNLTDTPLTGKDAQEALDRVMITVNKNTIPFETRSPFITSGIRLGTPGVTTRGMGEKEMARIGDIIADVLSAPGDAQMEKRVAAEVRDLCESFPLYPERIAAYAGR comes from the coding sequence ATGTCTTCCTTACGAACCGTCGACCCGGAGATCTACGAGGTGATCCGCAAGGAGACCGAACGCCAGGCCTTCGGGCTCGAGTTGATCCCCTCGGAGAACTTCGTGAGCGAGGCCGTGCTCGAGGCGACGGGCTCCGTGCTCACGAACAAGTACGCCGAAGGGTATCCCGGGAAACGGTATTACGGGGGCTGCGAGTTCGTAGACCAGGCGGAGGAACTGGCGATCGAACGGGCGAAGAAGCTTTTCGGCGCCGAGCACGCGAACGTCCAGCCCCATTCGGGGTCCCAGGCGAACATGGCCGTGTACCTGGCGGTGATGAACCCGGGGGACACGATCCTCGGGATGAACCTCTCCCATGGGGGGCACCTGACCCACGGAAGCCCGGTCAATTTCTCCGGGAAGCTGTTCCAGGTGGTCGCGTACGGCGTCCGTCCCGACACGGAGACGATCGATTTCGACCAGGTACGCGACCTGGCGCTCGCGCACCGACCGAAGCTGATCGTCGTGGGGGCGTCCGCCTACCCCCGGATCATCGACTTCGAACCCTTCCGGAAGATCGCGGACGAGGCGGGATGCATGGTGATGGCGGACATCGCCCACGTCGCGGGCCTCGTCGCGGCCGGGCTGCACCCCAACCCCGTCCCGTACTGCGAATTTGTGACCACGACGACCCACAAGACGCTCCGGGGCCCGCGGGCGGGGATGATCCTGTGCCGGGCGGAGATGGCGAAGAAGCTCAACTCCTCGATCTTCCCCGGGATCCAGGGCGGCCCGCTCATGCACGTCATCGCGGCAAAGGCCGTCGCGTTCCAAGAGGCCATGACCCCCGAGTGGCGGGAGTACCAGGCCCGGATCGTCCGGAACGCGAAGGCGCTGGCGGCGACGCTCGCGAACCGGGGGCTCCGGCTCGTCTCCGGAGGGACGGACAACCACCTGATGCTCGTGAACCTTACGGACACCCCCCTGACGGGCAAGGACGCCCAGGAGGCCCTCGACCGGGTGATGATCACCGTCAACAAGAACACCATCCCCTTCGAGACGCGGAGCCCCTTCATCACCAGCGGGATCCGCCTCGGGACGCCGGGGGTCACCACGAGGGGGATGGGAGAAAAGGAGATGGCGAGAATCGGGGACATCATCGCGGATGTTCTCTCCGCACCGGGGGACGCGCAGATGGAGAAACGGGTCGCCGCGGAGGTGCGCGACCTCTGCGAGTCCTTCCCCCTCTACCCGGAGCGGATCGCCGCCTACGCAGGAAGGTAA
- the rpiB gene encoding ribose 5-phosphate isomerase B gives MTGERPLIVLASDHAGVEMRRRIRDELLAWGYRVEDLGPETADPVDYPEYAEAVAGRVSRGEARFGVLVCGTGIGMSIAANRFPGVRAALLYDEFAARHARLHNDANVAVFGARTMRADEAASRLKVFLAEPFEGGRHAVRLEKIRRIENRPGQQAP, from the coding sequence GTGACGGGGGAACGCCCTCTCATCGTCCTGGCGTCGGACCACGCCGGGGTGGAAATGCGAAGGAGGATCCGGGACGAGCTTCTCGCATGGGGATACCGGGTCGAGGACCTGGGCCCGGAGACGGCCGATCCCGTGGATTACCCCGAGTATGCGGAGGCGGTGGCGGGACGCGTTTCCCGGGGGGAGGCCCGGTTCGGGGTCCTCGTCTGCGGGACCGGCATCGGGATGTCGATCGCGGCGAACCGGTTCCCCGGCGTCCGGGCCGCTCTCCTGTATGACGAGTTCGCGGCGCGGCACGCCCGGCTGCACAACGACGCCAACGTCGCGGTCTTCGGGGCCCGAACGATGAGGGCCGACGAGGCCGCGTCCCGGCTCAAGGTCTTCCTGGCCGAACCGTTCGAGGGAGGCCGTCATGCCGTCCGGCTGGAGAAGATCCGCCGGATCGAGAACCGACCGGGGCAACAGGCCCCGTAG